Part of the Caldalkalibacillus salinus genome, TTTAATGTAGCACCTGTGATTCGCGCCACTTGTTGCCATGGAATGAGGTTACTGTGGTGCTCCATTGGCGTGATCACAATCTCGTCTCCCTCTTGGCAATGTTCTCTGGCATAACTTGTGGCTACAATATTTAAGGCCGTAGTCGTTCCACGTGTGTAAATGATCTCTTTAGTGCTCTTGGCGTTAATGAATTTTCTTACCTTTTCCCGGGCACCCTCGTAACCTTCTGTCGCATAGTTACCTAAAGTGTGTACCCCCCGGTGAACGTTGGAATTGTATGCTTGGTAGTACTTTGATACTTTTTCAATCACTTCCGTCGGTTTGTGGGAAGTTGCTGCACTATCAAGATACACAAGCGGATGACCATTCACTTCCTGATCGAGTATCGGAAACATGTCACGGATTTGATTAGCATCCATTACTTGATTTTCCTTTCGATTAAATCTTTGAGTCTATTTTGAAGTCCTTCAAGCGGTATATCTTCAACAACGGGAGACAAGAAGCCTAGTATAATCAGTCTTTCAGCCTCAAGTCTTGAGATTCCTCTAGACATGAGATAGTAAAGCTGATTCTTATCGACCTTACCAACGGAAGCCGCATGCCCCGCTCGCTCAACATTCTCATCGATGAGTAAGATTGGATTTGCATCCCCACGTGCTTTTTCACTTAGCATTAAGACGCGCTCAGTCTGTTCACCTGTGGATTGATAAGCGCCTTTTTGAATCTTACTTATCCCGTTAAAAATGGCTCGTGCTTGATCCTTCATCACACCGTGACTCAGCATTGTCCCTTCAGTGTAATGTCCACTTTGATCCATTTTTTGAACGTAGTTAAGTGATTGATCACCCGTACCTACAACCACGGACTTAGTATCTCCTGTGGATCCGTTTCCAGTAAGGAAAGTGGTATTGTCTGAAACGGTGTGGCCGTTGTTCATTTGGCCTAATGCCCAATCGATTCGTCCATCATTGTCCACTTTAGCCCGGCGGTAGATGTAGCTCGTTGTGTTTTTACCTAAGCTATCAACAGCGGCAAATGTCACGTGCGCATTCTTTCCGACAAAGACCTCAGCAAGATAGTTATTGACGCTTTCTCCTTCGTCTTCACCGAAGAAATTCTCAACGTAAGTGACCTTACTGTTATCCTCAGCCACAATCAAGATGTGTGGGACGAGACCTGCTTCACTGTTCGCTTGCCAGAACAATGTCTGAACAGGCACTTCTACTTCCGTATTCTTAGGAACGTATAGGAATACACCACTATTGAAAAGTGCGGCATGTAGCGCGCTAATCTTATGATCATCTACTTTACCAACCTGGTTCATAAAGTATTTCAGTAATAAATCTGCGTGATCCTTTGCTGCCGTTTTGATGTCTGTTAGAATTACACCTTTGTCTTTTAGCTCTTGGTCTAAAGACTGATAGACAGCGTGTGCGTTTTTATGAATCAATAAGTTCTTCAAATCCGCTCCTTCACCCAACTGGGCACGCAGATCTTCTGGCAATTCACTAATATCTGATAGTGTCTCTTTCTCCACTTCGTGAATAAACTGATATAGATTCCACTTATCGATATTTGTCTTTTCTACTTTGGGTAGCGCAAGGAGTTCACTGTTCTCAAGGCCACGCAATCGAAGTTCTAACAGCCAAGAAGGTTCATTGTGCTTCTGTGAGTACTGGGTAATATAGTCGCGGTTGAAGTTGACTTTCGTTTCTACGGTCATGCCAATCCCCCCTTAGCTATTAGGCCTCTTGACCTACAGTTTCGTCTTTGATACCCAGTTCCTCTTTGATCCAGTCGTAACCTTCTTCCTCTAAGCGTTGTGCGAGCTCTGGTCCACCCGATTTAACAATGCGTCCTTGCATCATAACGTGAACGTGGTCTGGCGTAATATAATTTAATAAACGTTGGTAGTGTGTAATAATTAAAAATCCACGATCCTTACTGCGAAGGTTATTCACCCCTTTTGATACGACTTTAAGTGCGTCGATATCAAGGCCGGAGTCAATCTCGTCAAGAATACATAAACGAGGCTCAAGCATGAGCATCTGTAGAATTTCATTACGTTTTTTCTCTCCACCTGAAAAGCCTTCGTTTAGGTAACGTTGAGAGAATGAATTATCCATATCTAAGATGTCCATCTTTTCATCTAGGCTACGAATGAATTTCATGAGAGAAATCTCGTTGCCTTCGCCACGCTTGGTATTGACAGCAGAGCGAAGGAAATCCGCCGTCGTCACACCACTCACTTCACTTGGGTATTGCATGGCTAAGAAAAGGCCAGCTTTTGCTCTCTCATCTACTTCCATTTCAAAGAGATCTTCACCGTCTAGTTCTGCTTGACCGCCTGTCACCTCATAGTTTGGATGGCCCATTAAGGCAGATGCTAATGTACTCTTACCCGTCCCGTTTGGACCCATGATGGCATGGATTTCTCCACCTTTTACTTCTAAGGAGAAATCTTTTAAGATTTCTTTATCTTCAATCGCCACTTTTAAGTCTTTGATTTTTAAGTGTGGTGCTGACATCGTTGAATACCTCCTACATAATCTAAGTATTTGAAAGGATTTGCTCCTCTGTTCTCTGATTAGTAATTATCAGTGATTATCATTTGACCTTCATTATAGTATATCATATGCAGAAATCAAGAAAAGTACTTAACCATAATCTAAACGGATGGAAGTTTGATAACTAGTTAAGATTTCTAGCATATGCTCTCTCAGTGTTCTTCTATCGGTGACTAGAACAATTTTACGTTGGAGCAACTCCATTCCCAACTAATTAATTATAATTATTATTAATTAGTACTTCTTATATTTTAACACAGACAAAAAGGATTTGCACACATTTGCAAATCCTTTTTAATTGCGTCATAATCGATCAAACTGCTGCTCTATATCATAGTACGTCTTCAATGATGACCTTATTTTAGTTTACTATCTAATTGTGAGACCACTCGCATACTCTTCTGATACTCTTTTTCTCGTTCTTTTTCCACTTTCACCTGTTGGTCAAAAGACTCATCATACTCTGCATAGGACAAGCCATGTACACGATACATCGCTTGCTCCATTTGGGGCGTCGTTTCCGACTTGGTGGAAGAAATAATTAATCACAATCCTTTCTTGTTTTCTTCCGTTTCATTTTATCATGTTTTAACCCAGCCCCAAAACAGTGTGTAGTTGTTGCAACTCTTCTGACTACAAGTGACACCATGTTAGGTTTTCTCACCACGTTATCGTGTACATATCCCTCGTTATGCTCCATATAACTTCATTAATGTTGCGTACGGTTTAAATGTGCCAAGCATTCTTGTACGAGTGTCACACCTTGGCTCATCGTTGCGCCACCGCCAAATGCTGCACACACGCCAACCACTTCTAAGATTTCTTCATCTGTTGCGCCTTTATGTAGTGCTTCTTGAGTGTGATAGACGATACAATATTCATCTTGGGAAAAGATGCTGATCCCTACCCCGATTAGATGCTTCATCTTTTTATCCAGCGCGCCTTCTTCAAAGCAAGCACCGGTGAAATCATTATATCGCTTTGCAATCTCTGGCATTTTCTCTTCAAAATGTCCTAAACCCTCTTTATACTCTTGCAGCCATAACTGTACTTCATTCTCCATAGGTTCCTCTTGCATGGAAGCATTCTCCTTTCTGATCTTCATGTTTGTCCTTATCTTACCCTACGGCAAACAAAAAATACCTGCTTACGAAGCATAAAAAACTTCGGTAAGCAGGTCACAGACATCCTTTTATCGGACAGAACTAACACGATCTTTTTAGAACTAACCGATTTGATGATTTAGTTTTTTATGATTGAGTTTGATTAAAAGGCCGGGATCACATTGCCTTCGTAATTTTCTTCGATAAACTGGCGCACTTCTTCTGACGTGATCGCTTCTACTAAGGCTTGAATACGCGGATCATCTTCTTGTCCTTCAATTGTGGCAACCACATTCACGAATGGGTTATCATCAGGAGATTCTAAGATCAGGGCATCTTCCGCTGGAGAGAGGCCTGCTTCTAACGCATAGTTCGTGTTAATAATAGCCAAATCCCCATCTTGGTATAGCGCGGGTAGCGTCGCAGCCTCGACACCTGTAAATTCCAATTCTTTCGGGTTATCAACGATGTCATCTACAGTGCCGTTGAACCCTACACCTTCTTCTAATGTGATTAAGCCTTCTGACTCTAGTAAGGCTAGGAAACGGCCTTCTTCAGATACGGCCATCGGGTGTAAGATTGTAGCTCCCTGAGGAAGTTCTTCTATAGAATCATAGTGGGCAGAGTATGCGCCCATCGGTTCGATATGCACACCGACAACGTCTACGAGATTATATCCTGCTGCCTCATTCTCAGCTTTTAAATAAGGAATGTGTTGAAAAAAGTTGGCGTCGATTTCGCCAGCGTCCAATGTTTGGTTAGGTGTTGTGTAATCTGTAAACTCGACGATGTCTAATGCGATTCCTTCTTCTTCAAGCATCGGTTTTACAAATTCTAAAATTTCAGCATGAGGGACCAAGGTTGCCCCCACTGTTAACTCTTGCACTTCTTCCCCATTTTCATTTCCAGCACCTTCATTATCTCCACCTTGCCCTTGTCCACATGCCGCAAGAACTAAGATAAGAGCAAAAATAAAGCCAAACTGTAAAATTTTCTTCATGGTTTTCTCTCCTTTTTCTTTTTTATTATTTTTGGGTTATTGATATATATTTTAAACTTTACCGCTTGTCTATTTTCCTAACGATAAAGTCCCCAAGCATCTGAAAGATTTGTACCATAATAATGATGTTTATCGTTGAAATCCAGATGACATCCCACTGGTGACGCTGGTATCCCATGAATGCCAAGTGTCCTAATCCGCCCGCCCCAATCAGTCCAGCCATAGCGACATAGCCAATAAGTGCAATTCCTGTGACGGTAATGCCTGATACTAACGCCGGTTTAGATTCAGGAAGCAATACTTTATATATAATCTGGAGGTTGGACGCGCCCATCGACTTAGCCGCTTCAACAACCCCTTTTGGAATTTCTCTGAGACCAATTTCAACTAATCTGGCGTAGAATGGCGCAGCACCAATAACTAGAGCAGGAATCGCTGTTTTAGCCCCGATGGCACTACCTAATAGCGCTCTAATGATAGGGACGAGTAAGATTAAAAGAATAATGAAAGGAATAGAGCGAAAAATATTCACAAATGCGCTCACAGCTCTGTATAGCTTCTGGTTTTGCCATGGGTTCCCCTCAGCCGTCATATACAGGAGTATGCCAAGTATCACGCCAAAGATGGCAGTGAAGAGAATGGACACGCCCATCATATACAGTGTCTCTACAGTCGCATCCCATACTCGGTCCCAGCGTACATTGGGCACGACATCTTGCTGAAACCCATTCAATAGGTCTGTCATGTTGCTAACACCTCCACTTCTACTCCTTGATTTCGGAGGTAGGTCAGTCCTTTCTCTATGTCACGATCTTGACCACTAATGTGCAGTATGAGTGTCCCGTAGGAAGAATCTTTAAGACGACTCACCTTCCCTTGCAGGATATTCACTTCTAATGTTGTTTCTCTGATTAACCCGTTAATGATTGGCTTTTCCGCCTCTTCGCCAACAAAGTGACATTGTATCACTTGGCCACCATCGATGTCCCAATCCGCATGTACTTCTAATGCTTCATTCGACTCGGTCACCTGCTTCACAAACCTTCGCGTCATATCTTGCTGCGGATTCTGAAAGACCTCTATGACATGACCCATTTCAACAACTTTCCCACTATCCATCACCGCCACTCTGTCACATATCTTGCGGATAACATGCATTTCATGTGTGATAAGGACAACTGTTAATCCTAGCTTTTTGTTGATGTCTTGTAGTAATTGCAAAATGGCATCCGTTGTCTTAGGGTCCAAGGCTGAGGTGGCTTCATCACATAGTAACACTTTTGGATTATTGGCCAATGCGCGCGCAATCCCGACACGTTGTTTTTGTCCGCCACTCAGTTGTGATGGATACTGGTCCTCTTTACCTTCTAGCTCAACTAAACGTACCAGTTCCATGACCCTCTCTTCCCGCTGCTCAGGTGGGACTTTTGCTATTTCTAAGGGAAATGCGATGTTCTCCTTGACGGTCCGTGACCAGAGCAAATTAAAGTGCTGAAAGATCATGCCGATTTCTTGTCTCTGCTTTCGCAATTCAGTAGAGGGGAGTGCACTGATATCAACACCATCGATGTGGACGGCGCCACTCGTTGGCCTCTCAAGCAGATTTAGCATACGAATGAGTGTACTCTTCCCAGCTCCACTATAACCTATGACCCCAAATACTTCCCCTTTTTGGATGTCTAACTGTACATGGTCCACCGCTGTTACGGATTGTTGATTCCCACGGAAAACTTTAACCACGTCTTGTAAGTTAATCATCCTACCACCTCACTTTCTATTTAAACAATATAGATCCATCGTTAATACATTGTAGCGAACAGCAAATACATCCATAAAAAAAATCCTTTCAGCTTCAAAGCGGAAAGGATGCGAGTTATTATCTTCATCCTCTCATCACTCGAAGATTTACCTCTTCGCAGGAATTGGCACCTTTCCTTCATGTCGTCCACGAAGGCGGTTGCCGGGTTTCATAGGGCCAGTCCCTCCACCTCTCTCGATAAGAGTGCATGTATCATTCAGTTTATAAGTCACTGAAGAAGATAATAACATGACTTTATTTAGTTGTAAACCGTTTTGTTAAGCATGAAAAAGTTGGCAGTTCTATCTCCAACTGGCTTAAGCCAGCAATATCTTCTGCGAATGTATTTAATCACGTTCTAAGGTGTCGTTGCAAGGTGAAGCCAACTCTTATTATCATGGGTGCTTTGAGCGTCATCCAATTGTCCATTGACGTCATTTTTCATGTTCTCTTGGGATTTAGGTCCGTTTTGATGTCCATTCCCATGTTCCCCTTTACCCGGTGTGTGTTTTTTTTTATCATCGGAGCTTGATCCAGATGACTCACGTTGTTTCTCTTTGTTATCTTTTTCTAAACCGGGAGGGATAAATAATAGGCCTGGTGCATTCAAACGTCCTTTACCGGACTTTTTTTCCTCAGAGGCACCTTCTTCATCCGAACTTTCAGTCATACCTTCAACTTCTATATTAACGCTTTTATCTTCAGAGTCTGGATGATTGCCATTGTTGCCTTGGCCTTTGTTGTTACCTTGGCCTTTGTTACCATTGCCTTTATTGCCTTGACCCTGGTTACCTTGGCCTTTATTGCCTTCACCTTTGTTACCTTGGCCTTTGTTGCCTTGATTGTCTTGACCCTCATGACCTTGGCCTTTGTTACCATTAACACCTTTACCGTTTTCTTGACCTTCTTCAGAAGCGTTATGATGTCCATTCGATTGACCTGGTTGTTCATCTACATCCTCTTCAGCTTCACCATTGTCCTTATGATTGGATATCACATTTTGTAAGCCGTTAAACTCTTGTGCCAACTCCGCAATGGATTGACCTTTTAATTCCTCAAGGTTGATGTCTACCCCTTGTTCTTTAGCTCCCAAATAAATGGAGTAACGCCCGGTAGACATACCCTCTTCTTGCGCTTTCGTACGTACCTCTTCATCCACTGTTACTTTGTGAAGCTTCACTTTGTTCTCTTGTTCTGCCTCTGTTTCCTCTACAGGCTCATGACTGACTTCACTCTCGATAAGCTGTAAGGCAGTATCAACGTTTTCTGTGTATTTCGTTTCACTATCTTGGTCAACGAATGACGTGGCTAATAGCACATCTTGGTTCCCCTCAAGAAAGCCATCGATTCTTGCTTGGGAAATCACGTCATATGTTAGTTCTGGAAGTGACTTTCCTTTCCATTCATCACTAAGATGTGAAACTAGGAGCTTCCCATCATCATTTAGAGGTTCTAAACTAATGACTTCCATGGACTTATTAAGGCCCATTTCGATACTAGGATTGATGTCGATGTTGACATAGGCTACTGCGGTATCATCAGCTCCAAAAGGGACGAGGGCGAACATGGATGCGAATACTAATAAGAAGGAAGCGACTAAGGCTAATGCTGGTACAGTTTTCTTCTTTCTGCTTTTGACTTCGAACGGTACAACTTGAGCAGAAGGTACGTCAACTTCCATTCCAACTTCCCAGTGCAGTTTGTTTGCTTTGACTTTACGGAATTCGCCTTCAGGGGTCATGACAACTGCTTCGTCATTTTTCATTTCTAGAATGAGTCCCTTATTCACTGATTTCCCTCCCTTCTTTCATGTCTTCCTCTGGCTCGATATAGGATTGCAGTGATTCATACCCTCCGATATAAATCAACGCCATCGCTATTATATACTTTCGATTCCTCTCTACCGTTTTACGACTGCAGTTCACAAATTTTAATAATTCTTTCATCGGAAGTTGCTTTTTTTCCTTTAAATGAAAAACAAATTCTTGGTGTGTGGCGAGGGTTTTGGCGATTTGCTTTGCATTTTCTCTAGCATCTACATGCTTAGGACATAGGGTGACCAAATCCTGGAAGGTGATGTCGTACTCCTTGAGTAGCTCCTGGTAATCAGCGATATCCATTCTACGACGTTCAATTTCTTGGTGCTGTTGATACTGGTTGACAGAGGCGTGAACTTGGGCGATGCTTTCTTGTTGCTGTTCCTCATCTGTTGATTCTGTTTCTAAGAAGATATCACGCGTTTGTCTCGTTTCCTTACGTATATAATCAATCACACGACGACGAATGACCATTTCCGCAAAAGATAGAAACGATGTGCCTTGTTGGTTTTCGTAGTGGTTAATCGCTTCGTTAAACGCTTCAATAGCCACACTATACTCATCACGAGATTGGTCAATATACTGTTTACAGACCTTAGAAGCGACTTTCGCTATAAAAGGCTGATACTTTCTAATAAAATCATTTCTATATTGGGAATCATACTTGGCTTCTGTCACCAAAGCATGGATGTCTTCTGACTGTTCTTGGCGCTTTTTCTTCCATTTCCCTAGAATCATTGCTATCAAGTGAATTCACCTCGCCATACTACTATATCGTCTTTAAACCTCTCTTTATGTGGGGAAGTCCACATTCGTCAAACTATATCATCATTTTACATATTTCTACCTTCGTTTACTAGAGACTTCATTCCTGTTTTTATAAAGGAATTTTTTGTTTGGAATCTAGCACTTTATCAGGTCTTCTATAAAACACGTAGTAGAAATAAACAGAACCCACGATATAAAGGGCCGCTGTGAGGCTAAACACGTAAGCATAACCCCAGTAAGCACCATATCGACTAACGATATACGAACTTACAGGTCCCATACACGCCCATCCTAACATAAATATTGTTTGTCCGACACTATTCGCCAAACCTTTCATATTATCGTCTACTTTATCCATCATGACCGACATTTGGATAGGATTACCCGCATTCATCAATGCTTGACGAAACAAGAAACCGACCGAGGCGAGATAGAAGTTGTTTGTAAAACCGGTGAGGAGTAGGAACGGAATGGACAATAGCTGTAAAACAACCACCGCCCTTACTTCGCCTATTCGTTTAACAATCGCTGGACCAATGAGCATAGCAACGGCCGTAGCCGCTTGCCCTAGCGAGACCACCAACCCTATGGATGTGTTAGACGCTTGGAATCGGTCAGCAAAATACACGTTTAAATACGGAATCACCAGCCCCGCCCCAAAACCGATGAGCATCTGAGCCACTGCAAATAAACCGATGATTTTTATTGATGTATGATGTTGGACCAATGCGCGCTTGAGGTTACCCTTGGTTAACATACTCGTTAGTGTTTTATGTTGCTTCACTTTCCCCTTTTCCTGCAGCATACTAATGGGTAAAAAAGCTAAAAAGGACATTCCTGTGCCGATGAGTAGAGTTGTACGTAAACTTATCAGCTCTGTCATTCCAAACCATAGATGTAACACGTCCGCCAACGCTCCACCACCCATGTTACCAATCACGTTAGCCACCATCATTAATGCAAAATTAAGGCTGAAAAGATGCACCCGCTGTTCCTTCGTTGAATTCTCCGATAGCAACGGAATAGCGGATACTTGAATAAAGGATGAGAATAAGCCTGT contains:
- the sufD gene encoding Fe-S cluster assembly protein SufD; the encoded protein is MTVETKVNFNRDYITQYSQKHNEPSWLLELRLRGLENSELLALPKVEKTNIDKWNLYQFIHEVEKETLSDISELPEDLRAQLGEGADLKNLLIHKNAHAVYQSLDQELKDKGVILTDIKTAAKDHADLLLKYFMNQVGKVDDHKISALHAALFNSGVFLYVPKNTEVEVPVQTLFWQANSEAGLVPHILIVAEDNSKVTYVENFFGEDEGESVNNYLAEVFVGKNAHVTFAAVDSLGKNTTSYIYRRAKVDNDGRIDWALGQMNNGHTVSDNTTFLTGNGSTGDTKSVVVGTGDQSLNYVQKMDQSGHYTEGTMLSHGVMKDQARAIFNGISKIQKGAYQSTGEQTERVLMLSEKARGDANPILLIDENVERAGHAASVGKVDKNQLYYLMSRGISRLEAERLIILGFLSPVVEDIPLEGLQNRLKDLIERKIK
- the sufC gene encoding Fe-S cluster assembly ATPase SufC, which codes for MSAPHLKIKDLKVAIEDKEILKDFSLEVKGGEIHAIMGPNGTGKSTLASALMGHPNYEVTGGQAELDGEDLFEMEVDERAKAGLFLAMQYPSEVSGVTTADFLRSAVNTKRGEGNEISLMKFIRSLDEKMDILDMDNSFSQRYLNEGFSGGEKKRNEILQMLMLEPRLCILDEIDSGLDIDALKVVSKGVNNLRSKDRGFLIITHYQRLLNYITPDHVHVMMQGRIVKSGGPELAQRLEEEGYDWIKEELGIKDETVGQEA
- a CDS encoding carboxymuconolactone decarboxylase family protein; amino-acid sequence: MQEEPMENEVQLWLQEYKEGLGHFEEKMPEIAKRYNDFTGACFEEGALDKKMKHLIGVGISIFSQDEYCIVYHTQEALHKGATDEEILEVVGVCAAFGGGATMSQGVTLVQECLAHLNRTQH
- a CDS encoding MetQ/NlpA family ABC transporter substrate-binding protein; the protein is MKKILQFGFIFALILVLAACGQGQGGDNEGAGNENGEEVQELTVGATLVPHAEILEFVKPMLEEEGIALDIVEFTDYTTPNQTLDAGEIDANFFQHIPYLKAENEAAGYNLVDVVGVHIEPMGAYSAHYDSIEELPQGATILHPMAVSEEGRFLALLESEGLITLEEGVGFNGTVDDIVDNPKELEFTGVEAATLPALYQDGDLAIINTNYALEAGLSPAEDALILESPDDNPFVNVVATIEGQEDDPRIQALVEAITSEEVRQFIEENYEGNVIPAF
- a CDS encoding methionine ABC transporter permease; this translates as MTDLLNGFQQDVVPNVRWDRVWDATVETLYMMGVSILFTAIFGVILGILLYMTAEGNPWQNQKLYRAVSAFVNIFRSIPFIILLILLVPIIRALLGSAIGAKTAIPALVIGAAPFYARLVEIGLREIPKGVVEAAKSMGASNLQIIYKVLLPESKPALVSGITVTGIALIGYVAMAGLIGAGGLGHLAFMGYQRHQWDVIWISTINIIIMVQIFQMLGDFIVRKIDKR
- a CDS encoding methionine ABC transporter ATP-binding protein, which codes for MINLQDVVKVFRGNQQSVTAVDHVQLDIQKGEVFGVIGYSGAGKSTLIRMLNLLERPTSGAVHIDGVDISALPSTELRKQRQEIGMIFQHFNLLWSRTVKENIAFPLEIAKVPPEQREERVMELVRLVELEGKEDQYPSQLSGGQKQRVGIARALANNPKVLLCDEATSALDPKTTDAILQLLQDINKKLGLTVVLITHEMHVIRKICDRVAVMDSGKVVEMGHVIEVFQNPQQDMTRRFVKQVTESNEALEVHADWDIDGGQVIQCHFVGEEAEKPIINGLIRETTLEVNILQGKVSRLKDSSYGTLILHISGQDRDIEKGLTYLRNQGVEVEVLAT
- a CDS encoding anti-sigma factor domain-containing protein; translated protein: MNKGLILEMKNDEAVVMTPEGEFRKVKANKLHWEVGMEVDVPSAQVVPFEVKSRKKKTVPALALVASFLLVFASMFALVPFGADDTAVAYVNIDINPSIEMGLNKSMEVISLEPLNDDGKLLVSHLSDEWKGKSLPELTYDVISQARIDGFLEGNQDVLLATSFVDQDSETKYTENVDTALQLIESEVSHEPVEETEAEQENKVKLHKVTVDEEVRTKAQEEGMSTGRYSIYLGAKEQGVDINLEELKGQSIAELAQEFNGLQNVISNHKDNGEAEEDVDEQPGQSNGHHNASEEGQENGKGVNGNKGQGHEGQDNQGNKGQGNKGEGNKGQGNQGQGNKGNGNKGQGNNKGQGNNGNHPDSEDKSVNIEVEGMTESSDEEGASEEKKSGKGRLNAPGLLFIPPGLEKDNKEKQRESSGSSSDDKKKHTPGKGEHGNGHQNGPKSQENMKNDVNGQLDDAQSTHDNKSWLHLATTP
- the sigI gene encoding RNA polymerase sigma-I factor translates to MILGKWKKKRQEQSEDIHALVTEAKYDSQYRNDFIRKYQPFIAKVASKVCKQYIDQSRDEYSVAIEAFNEAINHYENQQGTSFLSFAEMVIRRRVIDYIRKETRQTRDIFLETESTDEEQQQESIAQVHASVNQYQQHQEIERRRMDIADYQELLKEYDITFQDLVTLCPKHVDARENAKQIAKTLATHQEFVFHLKEKKQLPMKELLKFVNCSRKTVERNRKYIIAMALIYIGGYESLQSYIEPEEDMKEGREISE
- a CDS encoding MFS transporter — protein: MTVIHDWIKQIKGYNRNVRLFLWANVLFQVGMGMFMIMYNLYVKALGFDQTVIGNMVAMQSLAAAIILIPAGILSDQLGRKKIIAVGLLFTVVSFVLRAILEVETGLILTAFMTGLFSSFIQVSAIPLLSENSTKEQRVHLFSLNFALMMVANVIGNMGGGALADVLHLWFGMTELISLRTTLLIGTGMSFLAFLPISMLQEKGKVKQHKTLTSMLTKGNLKRALVQHHTSIKIIGLFAVAQMLIGFGAGLVIPYLNVYFADRFQASNTSIGLVVSLGQAATAVAMLIGPAIVKRIGEVRAVVVLQLLSIPFLLLTGFTNNFYLASVGFLFRQALMNAGNPIQMSVMMDKVDDNMKGLANSVGQTIFMLGWACMGPVSSYIVSRYGAYWGYAYVFSLTAALYIVGSVYFYYVFYRRPDKVLDSKQKIPL